The genome window CAaaactttctttgattttaaaaaacttatgttctatttttgcctgttttttttctcttccatgtgTTTTATTCTACCCTTCAGGAATATCAACAACGTGTATATGCTATCTTCTCTATcatttctatcatttattcataactgttttttctttttcaacttgatttGCATTCTTGTAatgtttgtgcccccccccccttgtgaGCTTTGCTAGCTTCTTTTGCATCTTATTCCATTCTTTCATGATATCTTGGGGTCGGGctcctttttaaaaagaggttatTTATATAATTCTTGAGGCCATAAAGCAGTATTTATCTGATCATTTCCTGTTTCCTtgtgatgtgatatatatatatatatctttcaacTTTTCAGCTttggtatttcttcttttcttcctcagcATCTATGCTGAagtcctgttcatttatttttagtcctGTTCATGCATAAAGTTAGTTGTTTGCTGAAGCACAGTGTAGGGAGGAAAGGGCATGGTgactgggagggagaggggggccAAGGCCCCACAGcttctttggatgtgttgttttcATCATTCCTTGCCAGTCCATAACTCTCCTTTGGAGAAGCACATTGCTCAGTGGGGTCATGAAGGGGTTTGTGGAAATTGCTGCAGAGCCTCCTCTGAGCTCTGTGTGATGAGAAGGTGTTTGCACGTTCACCTTCCTCCTTCATCTCCTTCGCATCACCTCTAAAAGGTTCCCTGACCTGTTCAAATTCTAGGGAGATGGCCCtagcccattggctcagtgatagagcatcaacctagggtgtggaagtcccaggttcaattcccagtcagggcacacaggagaagtgaccatctgcttctttacctggcccccatccccctttctcttttgctctctcatagccatggtttgattggttctagggcattggccccaggtactgtggatggctctgtggatcctccatctcaggcactaaacatAGCTCCATTGCAGTATgagtcctagatgggcagagcattggcccaagtcaggggttgctgggtgaatttgagctagggtgcatgtgggagtctgtatctctatctctcctcctatcacttggaaaagaaaaaaaaattctagggaGATAAGTGTTGGCTTCGATTTCCAATATTTAGCTTTATAGTTTTTAGTAGCTTGATGTTAGACTATTTCTTTTCATAGGCAAcatgtaatagttttttttttaattttattgaatttattggggtgaaaataaagtattcttttatcagagattaaaaaaaaacacaaacaagggctgccttggccagttggctcagcgtagagtgtcagcctggcatgtagaagttccgggttcgattaccagccagggcacacaggagaagagcccatctgcttctctacccttccccctctccttcctctctgtctctctcttcccctcccgcagccaaggcttcattggaacagGATTGGcccaggtgccgaggatggctccatggtctctgcctcagacactagaatggcttcgattgcagcagagcaatgcccttgAGGGGCtgagcttcaccccctggtgggcatgccaggtggatcctggtaggagaCTGAaagtctgactctgtctgtctgcctcctctcctcatcctgctttggaaaaattaaaataataataataataataataaaaacaaaggctatgTTGAGTTTGGGCAATAAGTTAGATATGAAGTGGACTTTGAAAGGTAgatcatattataatatataataattataatggcttgcatttattgtatatttattatgtacCACTTACCACACAAAGTGCTTTAGACTTATTCCTTTATGTAAGTGTATAGTTATCAGAAAGAATTGCAGAGTCccaatgttttttttaagtgagaggaggggagataaagacacagactcccacatgcaccctgactgggatccaccaagcaactcCATCTAGAGCCAATGCTGAGAACCGAGatattttaagtgcctgaggtaTATGTACTTGAACcaacgaagccatcctcagcacctggggccatgctcaaatcaatcgagccactggctgaaggaggggaagagggagagaaggggtaaatggtgggggagagaagcagaaggtcacttctcttgtgtgccctgacctggaatcaaactgggacatccatacgccagcttacactctctccactgagctgCCAGTCAGGGCTTAGAGTCCCAATTTTAAGCTTAGTTATTAATACTATGATGaaaacttgtttctttttcataggatttaatattattaaacataCCTGCATATTTTAAGTTGGTCGTTACTAACATGTAACACTTGAGCTTTATATTCCTTGAGAGTGAAGACACAAGTCAATCAATACAAAATATGAAAGGGGTTACATGTAACACACCCAGATTCTCTCTATGGTCTGATGCTATCTTTGgtttgtctccccccccccccccgtcacatATAactacatgaaaaatatttagtccggagaacaaaataaatcacaGTTTCTATATTGTGTGTCTTCTTGTTTAAAATGCCATTGTCTGTATTTAAACATGAAGATTCCTCCAATATGCTGAAATCTTTCTAAGTGTGGGCTTCTGGAGATTGGACATATTCACTTCCCTCCTCAGGGATCATTAGTAACTGTTGGCTCACTTCACTTTTCTCcttcccatccttttattttgtaGAATACATATCCTGACACTTTTGATTGTGCCTCAAGACCTTTCTCTTCAGGAATGTTTGGCCTGGCCTGACTCCTTTTTAGTGATCACAGACTGGTGCTAACGAAAAGAGAACAACAGACAAAAATCAGaagatgtataaatatatattgtgtgCCTCAGTTAAGGCTGAAAAAATAATTAGTATTCTTCCCAAAAAAATTGTGACTCCCATAGTCAGacttgtttttttacatttttaaaagtacagcAGTTTGATCTCAACAACTATAACAAGAGAAGTAGAGAATGAGGCCATAGGAGGTTCCCTTCCCAAGGGTGTGGTAAAGGTCTATATCACATATGGAGACGTCTTCCCAAAGTGTGAATGCTAAATGAACTCCTGGGCAGAAGaatgatgtggagaaactggacaaTTGTCAGTGAGTTTGTTCTTGTGAGCTTTACAGCTTTGTCTTCTGAACTACAAGCTctactctttctcctttttttgacCATTTACCTGATTACCCTAATGGGCAATGTCCTCATCATCCTGGTCACTACAGCTGACTCTGCCCTACAAAGTCCTATGTACTTCTTCCTTAGGAACTTGTCCTTCCTGGAAATAGGTTTCAACCTGGTCATTGTGCCCAAGCTGCTGGGTACCCTGATCACCCGAGACACAACCATCTCCTTCCTTGGCTGTGCCACTCaaatgtatttcttcttcttctttggggCTGCTGAGTGCTGCCTCCTAGCCACAATGGCGTATGACCGCTATGTGGCCATCTGTGACCCTTTACGCTACCCAGTCATCATGGGCCGCAGGGTGTGTGCCCAGCTAGCAGCTGCTTCTTGGTTCTCAGGGTTTCCAGTGGCCACAGTGCAAACCACATGGATTTTTAGTTTCCCTTTTTGTGGCCCCAACAGGGTGAACCACTTCTTCTGTGACAGTCCCCCTGTCATTGCACTGGTCTGTGCTGATACTTCTCTGTTTGAACTGGAGGCTCTGA of Saccopteryx bilineata isolate mSacBil1 chromosome 1, mSacBil1_pri_phased_curated, whole genome shotgun sequence contains these proteins:
- the OR10A4 gene encoding olfactory receptor 10A4 isoform X1, coding for MLNELLGRRMMWRNWTIVSEFVLVSFTALSSELQALLFLLFLTIYLITLMGNVLIILVTTADSALQSPMYFFLRNLSFLEIGFNLVIVPKLLGTLITRDTTISFLGCATQMYFFFFFGAAECCLLATMAYDRYVAICDPLRYPVIMGRRVCAQLAAASWFSGFPVATVQTTWIFSFPFCGPNRVNHFFCDSPPVIALVCADTSLFELEALTATVLFILFPFLLILGSYVRIISTISRMPSAEGKQKAFSTCSSHLLVVSLFYSTAILTYFRPRSSTSPENKKLLSLSYSVVTPMLNPIIYSLRNSEVKAALRQVIRKALGPQTL